One region of Ornithinibacter aureus genomic DNA includes:
- the sufB gene encoding Fe-S cluster assembly protein SufB, with the protein MTSHIEELNPGLKGLGTYEYGWADADTAGETARRGLSEEVVADISARKSEPQWMLDLRMKSLRLFDKKPMPSWGSDLTGIDFQNIKYFVKSTEKQATSWEDLPEDIKNTYDRLGIPEAEKQRLVAGVAAQYESEVVYHQIREDLEEKGVIFVDTDTGLREHEDLFREYFTSVIPAGDNKFAALNTAVWSGGSFIYVPPGVHVDIPLQAYFRINTENMGQFERTLIIADEGSYVHYVEGCTAPIYKSDSLHSAVVEIVVKKNARVRYTTIQNWSNNVYNLVTKRATCAEGATMEWIDGNIGSKVTMKYPAVFLLGEHARGETLSIAFAGEGQHQDAGSKMVHAAPNTSSSIVSKSVARGGGRTSYRGLVQILEGAHGSKSSVVCDALLVDTISRSDTYPYVDIREDDVQMGHEATVSKVSEDQMFYLMSRGMSEEEAMAMIVRGFVEPIAKELPMEYALELNRLIELQMEGAVG; encoded by the coding sequence ATGACGAGCCACATCGAAGAGCTCAACCCCGGTCTCAAGGGCCTCGGCACCTACGAGTACGGCTGGGCCGACGCCGACACCGCGGGCGAGACGGCCCGTCGCGGCCTCAGCGAAGAGGTCGTCGCCGACATCTCCGCGCGCAAGTCCGAGCCGCAGTGGATGCTCGACCTGCGGATGAAGTCGCTGCGCCTGTTCGACAAGAAGCCCATGCCGAGCTGGGGCAGCGACCTCACCGGCATCGACTTCCAGAACATCAAGTACTTCGTGAAGTCCACCGAGAAGCAGGCCACCTCCTGGGAGGACCTGCCCGAGGACATCAAGAACACCTACGACCGTCTCGGAATCCCCGAGGCCGAGAAGCAGCGCCTCGTCGCCGGAGTCGCCGCGCAGTACGAGAGCGAGGTCGTCTACCACCAGATCCGTGAGGACCTGGAGGAGAAGGGCGTCATCTTCGTCGACACCGACACCGGCCTGCGCGAGCACGAGGACCTCTTCCGCGAGTACTTCACCTCGGTGATCCCCGCCGGTGACAACAAGTTCGCCGCGCTGAACACCGCCGTCTGGTCGGGCGGCTCGTTCATCTACGTCCCGCCGGGCGTTCACGTCGACATCCCGTTGCAGGCCTACTTCCGGATCAACACCGAGAACATGGGCCAGTTCGAGCGCACCCTGATCATCGCCGACGAGGGCTCCTACGTTCACTACGTCGAGGGCTGCACCGCGCCGATCTACAAGAGCGACAGCCTGCACTCGGCCGTCGTCGAGATCGTCGTCAAGAAGAACGCCCGCGTGCGGTACACGACCATCCAGAACTGGTCGAACAACGTCTACAACCTCGTCACCAAGCGCGCGACCTGCGCCGAGGGCGCGACGATGGAGTGGATCGACGGAAACATCGGCTCCAAGGTCACGATGAAGTACCCCGCCGTCTTCCTCCTCGGCGAGCACGCCCGCGGTGAGACGCTGTCGATCGCCTTCGCCGGCGAGGGCCAGCACCAGGACGCAGGCTCGAAGATGGTGCACGCCGCCCCGAACACGAGCAGCTCGATCGTCAGCAAGTCGGTCGCCCGAGGCGGTGGCCGCACGTCCTATCGCGGCCTCGTGCAGATCCTCGAGGGTGCGCACGGCAGCAAGAGCTCGGTAGTGTGCGACGCCCTGCTCGTCGACACGATCAGCCGCTCGGACACCTACCCGTACGTCGACATCCGCGAGGACGACGTCCAGATGGGCCACGAGGCCACGGTCTCGAAGGTGTCCGAGGACCAGATGTTCTACCTCATGTCCAGGGGCATGTCCGAGGAGGAGGCGATGGCCATGATCGTGCGCGGCTTCGTCGAGCCGATCGCCAAGGAGCTCCCCATGGAGTACGCCCTCGAACTCAACCGCCTCATCGAGCTCCAGATGGAAGGAGCAGTCGGCTGA
- the sufD gene encoding Fe-S cluster assembly protein SufD, with the protein MSLLTPQRPASGAHTDSAATMVPDQSRAERTTSYDVADFALPTGREEEWRFTPVDRIGMLFRDEATGAHLTWSNTLPDGVTLGTASTEDVRASGTPAPGDRAAVVAAAHSGGATVLEIPAEAELDEPVRLRLHGESSDVVHGHLIVRLGRFARATVVIEHAGTSNYGELVSVITGDGSQLTLVSVQEWDDSANHLAQHDVVVGRDASVRHITVTIGGGIVRMNTNATYAGPGGSFEGLGVYFADAGQHLEHRLFVDHAVPHCRSNVEYKGALQGDTAHTVWVGDVLIRASAEGTDTYELNRNLVLTDGARADSVPNLEIETGEIEGAGHASATGRFDDEQLFYLMARGIPQDEARRLVVHGFFASVVGRIGVPEIEERLMEAIERELSAGAA; encoded by the coding sequence ATGTCGCTGCTGACCCCCCAGCGCCCCGCCTCCGGTGCGCACACCGACAGTGCCGCGACGATGGTCCCCGACCAGTCCCGCGCCGAGCGCACCACGTCCTACGACGTGGCCGACTTCGCGCTGCCCACCGGGCGCGAGGAGGAGTGGCGCTTCACCCCGGTCGACCGGATCGGGATGCTGTTCCGCGACGAGGCGACCGGCGCGCACCTGACCTGGTCGAACACCCTTCCCGACGGCGTCACGCTGGGCACGGCATCCACCGAGGACGTCCGCGCCAGCGGCACACCGGCGCCGGGTGACCGCGCGGCCGTCGTCGCCGCCGCCCACAGCGGTGGTGCCACGGTGCTCGAGATCCCGGCCGAGGCCGAGCTCGACGAGCCCGTGCGGCTTCGCCTGCACGGCGAGTCCTCCGACGTCGTGCACGGCCACCTGATCGTGCGACTCGGCCGGTTCGCCCGGGCGACCGTCGTGATCGAGCACGCCGGCACCAGCAACTACGGCGAACTCGTCTCGGTGATCACCGGTGACGGCTCACAGCTGACCCTGGTCTCCGTCCAGGAGTGGGACGACTCCGCCAACCACCTCGCCCAGCACGACGTCGTCGTTGGCCGTGACGCGTCGGTGCGCCACATCACCGTGACCATCGGTGGCGGCATCGTGCGGATGAACACCAATGCCACCTACGCCGGCCCCGGCGGCTCCTTCGAGGGCCTGGGCGTGTACTTCGCGGACGCCGGGCAGCACCTCGAGCACCGGCTGTTCGTCGACCACGCGGTGCCCCACTGCCGCAGCAACGTCGAGTACAAGGGCGCGCTCCAGGGCGACACCGCTCACACGGTGTGGGTCGGTGACGTGCTGATCCGCGCCAGCGCCGAGGGCACCGACACCTACGAGCTGAACCGCAACCTCGTGCTGACCGATGGCGCCCGCGCCGACTCGGTGCCCAACCTCGAGATCGAGACCGGCGAGATCGAGGGGGCCGGGCACGCCTCCGCGACCGGTCGCTTCGACGACGAGCAGCTGTTCTACCTGATGGCTCGTGGCATTCCGCAGGACGAGGCCCGTCGCCTCGTCGTCCACGGGTTCTTCGCCAGCGTCGTGGGTCGCATCGGCGTCCCCGAGATCGAGGAGCGCCTCATGGAGGCCATCGAGCGTGAGCTGTCGGCGGGTGCCGCATGA
- a CDS encoding non-heme iron oxygenase ferredoxin subunit, whose amino-acid sequence MSEQLTDTDFVRVCRLDELPLVGATLAEVNGRRVSLVRTEDGGLHCIDDACTHGNVSLSEGELDGCMIECWLHGSRFDLRTGQPSGPPAIVPVTVHTVRIEGDDVLVALTPES is encoded by the coding sequence ATGAGCGAGCAGCTGACCGACACCGACTTCGTGCGGGTGTGCCGCCTCGACGAGCTGCCCCTCGTGGGGGCCACCCTCGCCGAGGTCAACGGGCGCCGCGTGAGCCTGGTGCGCACCGAGGACGGCGGCCTCCACTGCATCGACGACGCCTGCACCCACGGCAACGTCTCGCTGTCCGAGGGTGAGCTCGACGGCTGCATGATCGAGTGCTGGCTGCACGGCTCGCGCTTCGACCTGCGCACCGGCCAGCCCTCCGGGCCGCCCGCGATCGTCCCCGTCACCGTTCACACCGTCCGTATCGAGGGCGACGACGTCCTCGTCGCCCTGACCCCTGAGAGCTGA
- the sufC gene encoding Fe-S cluster assembly ATPase SufC, translated as MSTLEIKDLHVSVTTEDGAKEILRGVTLTINSGETHAIMGPNGSGKSTLAYSIAGHPKYTITSGTVTLDGEDVLAMSVDERARAGVFLAMQYPVEVPGVSMSNFLRTAKTAVDGEAPKLRTWVKDMKQAMENLRMDPSFAERNVNEGFSGGEKKRHEILQMELLRPKFAVLDETDSGLDVDALRVVSEGVNRAKEATGSGVLLITHYTRILRYIRPDFVHVFVDGRIAEEGGPELAERLEAEGYDRFLTPAQG; from the coding sequence ATGTCGACCCTTGAGATCAAGGACCTGCACGTCAGCGTCACCACCGAGGACGGCGCCAAGGAGATCCTCCGCGGCGTCACGCTGACCATCAACAGCGGTGAGACCCACGCCATCATGGGCCCCAACGGCTCGGGCAAGTCCACCCTCGCGTACTCCATCGCCGGACACCCCAAGTACACGATCACCTCCGGCACGGTGACCCTCGACGGCGAGGACGTCCTCGCGATGTCCGTCGACGAGCGGGCCCGCGCCGGGGTCTTCCTCGCGATGCAGTACCCCGTCGAGGTGCCCGGCGTGTCGATGTCGAACTTCCTGCGCACCGCGAAGACCGCCGTCGACGGCGAGGCGCCCAAGCTGCGCACCTGGGTCAAGGACATGAAGCAGGCGATGGAGAACCTGCGCATGGACCCGTCCTTCGCCGAGCGCAACGTCAACGAGGGCTTCTCCGGCGGTGAGAAGAAGCGCCACGAGATCCTCCAGATGGAGCTGCTCCGTCCGAAGTTCGCCGTGCTCGACGAGACCGACTCCGGCCTCGACGTCGACGCGCTGCGCGTGGTCTCCGAGGGCGTCAACCGCGCCAAGGAGGCCACTGGGTCCGGTGTCCTGCTCATCACGCACTACACCCGCATCCTGCGCTACATCCGCCCCGACTTCGTCCACGTCTTCGTCGACGGCCGGATCGCCGAGGAGGGTGGCCCCGAGCTGGCCGAGCGCCTCGAGGCCGAGGGCTACGACCGCTTCCTCACGCCGGCCCAGGGCTGA
- a CDS encoding aminotransferase class V-fold PLP-dependent enzyme: MTAAPFTDEELARIRADFAILARTVRGGRPLVYLDSGATSHKPRQVLDAERWFYENTNAAVHRGAHQLSEEGTDAYEDARATIASFIGARPGEVVFTRNATEAINLVAYAFTNGAAGGGGGRGDRFTLGPGDEVLVTEMEHHANLIPWQEACRRTGATLRWVPVAPDGRLDLTDLDTLLTERTKVFAFTHVSNVLGTVNPVRELTERAHAVGALVVLDACQSVPHLPVDVSDLGVDFLAFSGHKMFGPLGIGVLWSRSELLDEMPVFLTGGSMIETVTMETSTYAPAPQKFEAGVPVAAQAVGLAAACDYLCALGLDRVHAHEQALTRRLLDGLADRPWVRVLGPEGLEHRGGAVAFVVDDVHAHDVGQVLDDSGVAVRVGHHCAWPLHRALKAQASTRASFAAYTTPAEIDALLAALDRVPAMFGLEVAV, encoded by the coding sequence ATGACCGCCGCCCCCTTCACCGACGAGGAGCTGGCCCGGATCCGGGCCGACTTCGCGATCCTGGCGCGCACCGTGCGCGGGGGGCGCCCGCTGGTCTACCTCGACTCCGGCGCCACCTCGCACAAGCCACGGCAGGTGCTCGATGCCGAGCGCTGGTTCTACGAGAACACCAATGCGGCCGTCCACCGGGGAGCGCACCAGCTCTCCGAGGAGGGCACCGACGCCTACGAGGACGCCCGGGCGACGATCGCCTCGTTCATCGGTGCCCGTCCCGGCGAGGTCGTCTTCACGCGCAACGCCACCGAAGCCATCAACCTCGTCGCGTACGCCTTCACCAACGGCGCAGCGGGTGGCGGCGGCGGTCGCGGTGACCGCTTCACGTTGGGCCCGGGTGACGAGGTCCTCGTCACCGAGATGGAGCACCACGCGAACCTCATCCCGTGGCAGGAGGCCTGCCGGCGCACCGGCGCGACCCTGCGCTGGGTGCCGGTGGCCCCTGACGGGCGGCTCGACCTCACCGACCTCGACACCCTGCTCACCGAGCGCACCAAGGTGTTCGCCTTCACCCACGTCTCCAACGTCCTCGGCACCGTCAACCCGGTGCGTGAGCTCACCGAGCGGGCCCATGCCGTGGGTGCCCTCGTCGTGCTCGATGCCTGCCAGTCGGTGCCTCACCTGCCGGTGGACGTCAGCGACCTCGGGGTCGACTTCCTGGCGTTCTCCGGGCACAAGATGTTCGGACCGCTCGGCATCGGCGTGCTGTGGTCACGCTCGGAGCTGCTCGACGAGATGCCGGTCTTCCTCACCGGCGGGTCGATGATCGAGACCGTCACCATGGAGACCTCGACGTACGCCCCGGCTCCTCAGAAGTTCGAGGCGGGCGTTCCCGTGGCGGCCCAGGCCGTCGGCCTCGCCGCCGCGTGCGACTACCTCTGCGCCCTCGGGCTCGATCGGGTGCACGCCCACGAGCAGGCCCTGACGCGCCGCCTCCTCGACGGACTCGCGGACCGCCCGTGGGTGCGCGTGCTCGGCCCCGAGGGACTGGAGCATCGCGGGGGAGCGGTGGCTTTCGTCGTCGACGACGTCCACGCCCACGACGTCGGACAGGTGCTCGACGACAGCGGTGTCGCGGTGCGGGTGGGCCACCACTGCGCGTGGCCGCTGCACCGCGCGCTGAAGGCCCAGGCGAGCACCCGCGCCAGCTTCGCGGCCTACACCACGCCTGCCGAGATCGATGCCCTCCTCGCGGCCCTGGACCGGGTACCCGCGATGTTCGGTCTGGAGGTGGCGGTTTGA
- the sufU gene encoding Fe-S cluster assembly sulfur transfer protein SufU yields MDLYQELILEHSKRPVRFGLREPFEAEVHHVNPTCGDEVTLRVHLSGAGADTVVEDVSYDSVGCSISVASASILAEEITGETLAQARETVEAMRSMLTSKGEDPGDEERIGDGVALSGVAKYPARVKCALLSWMAFTDALHQAEGAPQ; encoded by the coding sequence ATGGACCTCTACCAGGAACTCATCCTCGAGCACTCCAAGCGCCCCGTGCGCTTCGGCCTGCGCGAGCCGTTCGAGGCCGAGGTGCACCACGTCAACCCCACGTGCGGTGACGAGGTGACCCTCCGGGTCCACCTGTCCGGCGCGGGTGCCGACACGGTGGTCGAGGACGTGTCCTACGACTCCGTCGGCTGCTCGATCAGCGTGGCCTCGGCGTCGATCCTCGCCGAGGAGATCACCGGAGAGACCCTGGCCCAGGCCCGCGAGACCGTCGAGGCCATGCGCTCCATGCTCACGAGCAAGGGTGAGGACCCCGGCGACGAGGAGCGCATCGGCGACGGTGTCGCGCTCTCCGGCGTCGCGAAGTACCCCGCCCGAGTCAAGTGCGCCCTCCTGTCATGGATGGCGTTCACCGATGCCCTGCACCAGGCCGAAGGAGCCCCGCAGTGA
- a CDS encoding metal-sulfur cluster assembly factor codes for MDGVHRCPAPGRRSPAVTQTSTPANVADVEEALRDVVDPELGINVVDLGLVYGITVDGQNHAVIDMTLTSAACPLTDVIEDQTQQSLEGLVASYRVNWVWMPPWGPDKITDDGREQLRALGFNI; via the coding sequence ATGGATGGCGTTCACCGATGCCCTGCACCAGGCCGAAGGAGCCCCGCAGTGACCCAGACCAGCACCCCAGCCAACGTGGCCGACGTCGAGGAGGCCCTGCGCGACGTCGTCGACCCCGAGCTCGGCATCAACGTCGTCGACCTCGGCCTCGTCTACGGGATCACCGTCGACGGCCAGAACCACGCCGTCATCGACATGACCCTGACCTCGGCCGCGTGCCCGCTGACCGACGTCATCGAGGACCAGACCCAGCAGTCGCTCGAGGGGCTCGTCGCCTCGTACCGGGTCAACTGGGTCTGGATGCCGCCGTGGGGACCGGACAAGATCACCGACGACGGCCGCGAGCAGCTGCGCGCCCTCGGCTTCAACATCTGA
- a CDS encoding acVLRF1 family peptidyl-tRNA hydrolase — translation MATRVVEVAPARLDGWLERFAANNPDGPQRVVGVARFDHDPLAILLVRRGGYAVGVATGGDLTAHKVGTRYVQSRTAAGGWSQQRFARRRANQADGLVGAAGEHAARLLTGIRPAGLVLGGDKALAASLLEDDRLAGLRDLPRRELYDLPDPRLDVLQKALDRGRAVRIAITE, via the coding sequence GTGGCCACCCGAGTCGTCGAGGTCGCCCCGGCACGGCTCGACGGCTGGCTCGAGCGGTTCGCCGCGAACAACCCCGACGGCCCCCAACGGGTCGTCGGGGTCGCGCGTTTCGACCACGACCCGCTCGCCATCCTCCTCGTGCGACGGGGCGGGTATGCCGTCGGCGTCGCCACCGGGGGAGACCTCACCGCGCACAAGGTGGGCACGCGCTACGTGCAGTCGCGCACGGCCGCCGGTGGCTGGAGTCAGCAGCGGTTCGCCCGCCGGCGCGCCAACCAGGCCGACGGGCTCGTCGGTGCGGCGGGTGAGCACGCGGCGCGACTGCTCACCGGCATCCGACCCGCGGGCCTGGTGCTCGGGGGCGACAAGGCGCTGGCGGCCTCGCTGCTCGAGGACGACCGGCTCGCCGGACTGCGTGACCTGCCGCGGCGGGAGCTGTACGACCTGCCCGACCCGCGCCTGGACGTGCTCCAGAAGGCGCTCGACCGCGGCCGGGCCGTGCGAATAGCCATCACTGAGTGA
- a CDS encoding transcriptional regulator — MTPDLDPVIHAPARLRIMAALAGLEPGDTLTFSRLQQLLALTGGNLITHLRRLEDAGYVTSQRVRGIRGEVTTASLTEQGRRALAAYRATLADILDPVDG; from the coding sequence ATGACTCCCGACCTCGACCCCGTCATCCACGCGCCTGCCAGACTGCGCATCATGGCGGCACTGGCAGGTCTCGAGCCGGGGGACACCCTGACCTTCAGCCGTCTCCAGCAGCTGCTCGCCCTCACGGGCGGCAACCTCATCACGCACCTGCGGCGTCTCGAGGATGCCGGGTACGTCACCTCCCAGCGCGTGCGCGGCATCCGCGGCGAGGTGACGACGGCATCCCTCACCGAGCAGGGGCGACGTGCCCTGGCTGCCTACCGGGCCACGCTCGCGGACATCCTCGACCCGGTGGACGGGTGA
- the ypfJ gene encoding KPN_02809 family neutral zinc metallopeptidase, whose translation MSFNENVTLDTSQVSSGGRGGGAPGGMVVGGGIGGIIMLILAMVFGINPADITGGGQQPAPGQVQPGGEQGSAAFAECVTGADANTNIECRVIGSVNSVQAFWAGELPRFGKEWQPTQTVLYRGTTQSACGTASNQVGPFYCPLDKKVYIDASFFQILEQQFGSSDGPLAQEYIVAHEYGHALQDQLGLLGRAQRDPQGPESGAVRIELMADCLGGVWAHHASTVKDEDTGQPFLKPLTDQDIKDALSAASAVGDDRIQQKTQGRVRPENWTHGSAEARQRWFLQGFRTGDLNQCDTFAVASVN comes from the coding sequence ATGAGCTTCAACGAGAACGTCACCCTCGACACCTCACAGGTGAGCTCGGGCGGTCGCGGTGGTGGGGCGCCCGGGGGCATGGTCGTCGGCGGCGGCATCGGCGGCATCATCATGCTGATCCTCGCGATGGTCTTCGGCATCAACCCCGCCGACATCACCGGTGGTGGCCAACAGCCGGCGCCCGGGCAGGTGCAGCCCGGTGGTGAGCAGGGTTCGGCCGCCTTCGCCGAGTGCGTCACCGGTGCCGACGCCAACACGAACATCGAGTGTCGGGTCATCGGGTCGGTCAACTCGGTGCAGGCCTTCTGGGCCGGTGAGCTCCCCCGGTTCGGCAAGGAGTGGCAGCCGACCCAGACCGTGCTCTACCGCGGCACGACCCAGTCGGCCTGTGGCACCGCGAGCAACCAGGTGGGGCCCTTCTACTGCCCGCTGGACAAGAAGGTCTACATCGACGCCAGCTTCTTCCAGATCCTCGAGCAGCAGTTCGGCAGCAGTGACGGCCCCCTGGCGCAGGAGTACATCGTCGCGCACGAGTACGGCCACGCCCTGCAGGACCAGCTCGGTCTGCTCGGTCGGGCCCAGCGCGACCCGCAGGGTCCGGAGTCCGGTGCCGTGCGCATCGAGCTCATGGCCGACTGCCTCGGCGGGGTGTGGGCCCACCACGCCTCCACCGTCAAGGACGAGGACACCGGTCAGCCCTTCCTCAAGCCGCTGACCGACCAGGACATCAAGGACGCACTCTCTGCGGCGTCGGCCGTCGGCGACGACCGCATCCAGCAGAAGACCCAGGGCCGGGTGCGTCCCGAGAACTGGACCCACGGCTCGGCCGAGGCCCGTCAGCGCTGGTTCCTCCAGGGCTTTCGCACCGGCGACCTGAACCAGTGCGACACCTTCGCGGTGGCCTCGGTCAACTGA
- a CDS encoding ABC-F family ATP-binding cassette domain-containing protein, with translation MITAASVELRAGSRLLLDDATFRVAPGDRVGLVGRNGAGKTTLTKALAGETQPAAGSITSSGQVGYLPQDPRGVDLTVTARDRILSARGLDEIVRRLRESELAMATATGEKQDKAMRRYGRLEGEFVAAGGYAAESEAASIAGALGLDERILGQTLGTLSGGQRRRIELARILFSGAETLLLDEPTNHLDADSIAWLRDHLKGYKGGLVVISHDVDLLDAVVNKVFHLDANRAELDQYNLGWKAYLQQRETDERRRKRERANAEKKASVLMAQADKMRAKATKTVAAQNMARRAERLLSGLETERAHDKVAKLRFPKPSPCGKTPLRATGLSRSYGSQEIFTDVDLAIDRGSRVVVLGLNGAGKTTLLRMLAGVDTPDTGQVEPGHGLKIGYYAQEHENLDVDRSVLANMKSAAPDLGETDVRKVLGSFLFSGDDVEKPAGVLSGGEKTRLSLALLVVSSANVLLLDEPTNNLDPASREEILGALRTYEGAVVLVTHDEGAVDALEPERILLLPDGVEDLFSTDYRDLVTLA, from the coding sequence GTGATCACCGCTGCCTCCGTCGAGTTGCGCGCCGGCTCGCGCCTGCTGCTCGACGACGCGACCTTCCGCGTGGCGCCGGGGGACCGGGTCGGGCTCGTGGGCCGAAACGGTGCCGGCAAGACCACGCTGACCAAGGCGCTGGCGGGGGAGACGCAGCCGGCCGCAGGCAGCATCACGAGCAGTGGTCAGGTGGGCTACCTGCCCCAGGACCCCCGCGGGGTCGACCTCACGGTCACCGCCCGTGACCGCATCCTGTCGGCGCGAGGCCTCGACGAGATCGTGCGTAGGCTGCGCGAGTCCGAGCTGGCGATGGCCACCGCCACCGGTGAGAAGCAGGACAAGGCCATGCGACGGTACGGCCGCCTCGAGGGCGAGTTCGTCGCCGCCGGAGGCTACGCGGCCGAGTCCGAAGCGGCATCCATCGCCGGCGCCCTCGGCCTCGACGAGCGCATCCTCGGGCAGACGCTGGGAACCCTCTCCGGTGGTCAACGGCGCCGCATCGAGCTCGCCCGGATCCTGTTCTCGGGGGCCGAGACGCTGCTCCTCGACGAGCCGACCAACCACCTCGACGCCGACTCCATCGCCTGGTTGCGCGACCACCTCAAGGGCTACAAGGGTGGCCTCGTCGTCATCTCGCACGACGTGGACCTGCTCGACGCGGTGGTCAACAAGGTCTTCCACCTCGACGCCAACCGGGCCGAGCTCGACCAGTACAACCTCGGCTGGAAGGCCTACCTCCAGCAGCGCGAGACCGACGAGCGTCGGCGCAAGCGGGAACGGGCCAACGCCGAGAAGAAGGCTTCCGTGCTCATGGCGCAGGCCGACAAGATGCGCGCCAAGGCGACCAAGACGGTGGCGGCCCAGAACATGGCCCGTCGAGCAGAGCGGCTGCTCTCCGGTCTCGAGACCGAGCGGGCCCACGACAAGGTCGCCAAGCTGCGCTTCCCCAAGCCGTCCCCGTGCGGCAAGACCCCGCTGCGGGCCACCGGGCTCTCGAGGTCCTACGGCTCGCAGGAGATCTTCACCGACGTCGACCTGGCCATCGACCGCGGCTCACGGGTCGTCGTGCTGGGCCTCAACGGTGCCGGCAAGACCACCCTGCTGCGCATGCTCGCCGGCGTCGACACCCCCGACACGGGGCAGGTCGAGCCGGGCCACGGGCTGAAGATCGGCTACTACGCCCAGGAGCACGAGAACCTCGACGTCGACCGGTCGGTGCTCGCCAACATGAAGTCGGCAGCGCCTGACCTCGGCGAGACCGACGTGCGCAAGGTGCTCGGCTCGTTCCTGTTCAGCGGTGACGACGTCGAGAAGCCGGCGGGGGTGCTCTCCGGTGGTGAGAAGACCCGCCTGTCGCTGGCACTGCTCGTCGTGTCCTCGGCCAACGTGCTGCTCCTGGACGAGCCCACCAACAACCTCGACCCGGCCTCCCGCGAGGAGATCCTGGGCGCTCTGCGAACGTACGAGGGCGCTGTCGTCCTCGTGACCCACGACGAGGGTGCGGTCGACGCGCTCGAGCCCGAGCGCATCCTGCTGCTGCCGGACGGGGTCGAGGACCTCTTCAGCACCGACTACCGCGACCTGGTGACGTTGGCCTGA
- a CDS encoding ArsR/SmtB family transcription factor, which produces MDVFAAIADPVRRDLLRSLTAGRARVVDLAAGLPISRPAVSKHLRLLADAGLVEAQEVGRERHYGVRPGALSEVQAFIAEMVAAGQPPVTSTMLDALDLEVRRVGRDRMSTEPRPTARPHPMESA; this is translated from the coding sequence ATGGACGTCTTCGCAGCGATCGCCGACCCGGTGCGCCGCGACCTCCTGCGCTCGCTGACGGCGGGTCGTGCACGCGTGGTCGACCTCGCGGCCGGCCTCCCGATCAGCCGACCTGCGGTGAGCAAGCACCTTCGCCTGCTCGCGGACGCCGGCCTGGTCGAGGCACAGGAGGTGGGCCGTGAACGGCACTACGGCGTTCGCCCCGGGGCCTTGTCCGAGGTGCAGGCGTTCATCGCCGAGATGGTCGCCGCGGGCCAACCCCCGGTGACCTCGACCATGCTCGACGCCCTCGACCTCGAGGTCAGACGCGTCGGCCGCGACCGGATGTCCACCGAACCCCGCCCGACAGCCCGTCCCCATCCCATGGAGAGCGCATGA
- a CDS encoding SRPBCC family protein: MNTTPTHADGRREERDGIVTLVLERTFRAPARDVWAAVTEPERLVRWIGTWSGDPASGAVMFRMTAEGEDVAAEAVTIHECDPPRRLELTIANSDDAAAHWHLELDLAEAAGVTTLTFAQRLPDPALAKDVGPGWEYYLDRLVAAHAGDDVAAVAWPDYEGMATYYEPLFTDPS, translated from the coding sequence ATGAACACCACCCCTACCCACGCAGACGGCCGACGTGAGGAGCGCGACGGGATCGTCACCCTCGTGCTGGAACGCACGTTCCGGGCACCCGCCCGCGACGTCTGGGCGGCCGTGACCGAACCCGAGCGCCTCGTGCGGTGGATCGGCACGTGGAGCGGCGACCCGGCATCCGGCGCCGTGATGTTCCGGATGACCGCGGAGGGCGAGGACGTCGCGGCGGAGGCCGTGACGATCCACGAGTGCGACCCGCCGCGGCGGCTCGAGCTCACCATCGCCAACTCCGATGACGCTGCTGCCCACTGGCACCTCGAGCTCGACCTCGCCGAGGCCGCGGGTGTTACGACCCTGACCTTCGCCCAGCGACTGCCCGACCCGGCGCTGGCCAAGGATGTCGGGCCCGGCTGGGAGTACTACCTCGACCGGCTCGTCGCCGCTCATGCAGGGGACGACGTGGCGGCCGTGGCGTGGCCCGACTACGAGGGCATGGCGACGTACTACGAACCGCTGTTCACCGACCCGTCCTGA